A window of Chryseobacterium indicum contains these coding sequences:
- a CDS encoding O-methyltransferase: protein MSEISRVLKTFVAYLKRPDLYPELGRKIVKNTVNRGNAFKGKEKTNSWAASKAVSQKQAVSQLFGIDIEPFQTEFAEVLKDSQKRQDDCPIKMGGAGALELIYYSCEFTNAKNAVETGVAYGWSSLAALLSLNKRNGTLYSSDMPYLAQDGDQYVGCIVPENLKSHWKLYRFADRESLPKIFADSASFDVVHYDSDKSYNGRFWAYNELYRHLRKGGVFISDDIGDNSAYQDFCEKNNIETAVVEYEGKYIGVFVK from the coding sequence GTGAGCGAAATATCCAGAGTTCTCAAAACATTTGTAGCCTATCTTAAGAGACCCGATCTTTACCCTGAATTAGGACGTAAAATTGTAAAAAATACTGTAAACCGGGGAAATGCATTTAAAGGCAAAGAAAAAACCAATTCTTGGGCTGCATCTAAAGCAGTTTCGCAAAAACAGGCGGTTTCCCAGCTTTTCGGAATTGATATTGAGCCTTTCCAGACTGAATTTGCTGAAGTTTTAAAAGATTCTCAGAAAAGACAGGATGATTGCCCTATTAAAATGGGTGGAGCAGGAGCTTTGGAATTGATTTATTATTCATGTGAATTTACCAACGCTAAAAATGCCGTAGAAACAGGAGTCGCGTATGGCTGGTCTTCTCTGGCTGCATTGCTTTCCTTAAACAAAAGAAACGGGACTTTGTACAGTTCAGATATGCCGTATCTTGCGCAGGACGGCGATCAGTATGTGGGATGTATTGTTCCTGAAAATCTGAAATCTCACTGGAAATTATATCGTTTTGCAGATAGAGAATCTCTTCCTAAAATTTTTGCAGACAGCGCGTCTTTTGACGTTGTACATTATGATTCTGATAAGAGTTACAATGGGAGATTCTGGGCTTATAATGAACTTTACAGACATTTGAGAAAAGGCGGAGTTTTCATTAGTGATGATATTGGAGACAATTCTGCCTATCAGGATTTCTGCGAAAAGAATAATATTGAAACTGCAGTCGTTGAATACGAAGGAAAATACATTGGTGTTTTTGTTAAATAA
- a CDS encoding glycosyltransferase family 2 protein yields the protein MKFSVLIANYNNGKFFKECYDSIIAQDYKNWEAIILDDASTDDSLEVIKKITGNDERFKIYRNEENSGVGITKSKLIELAAGDICGFVDPDDAITSNALSSSIKIFQKQQNIVLTYSKFAKCDENLKILEVPKIAQQVINNSMFFFNCPVNIVHFVCFRKGVYNQTEKMNTEMKIAEDQDLYLKMYEKGKVKFIDETNYLYRLHSGGISQNDNKPKSREYFAKVIFNTMKRRDLTSINGKPVPKEYNSSQEIYSLLEYQNSLSFRIKKKLIIFAQQIFS from the coding sequence ATGAAGTTTTCTGTTCTGATAGCCAATTACAACAATGGAAAATTCTTTAAAGAATGCTATGATTCTATTATAGCACAAGATTATAAAAACTGGGAGGCGATTATTCTGGATGATGCTTCTACAGACGATTCCTTGGAGGTTATAAAAAAAATAACAGGCAATGATGAGCGTTTCAAAATTTACAGAAATGAAGAAAACAGCGGTGTCGGAATCACAAAAAGTAAACTCATTGAGCTTGCAGCAGGTGATATCTGTGGTTTTGTAGATCCTGACGACGCTATTACATCCAATGCGCTTTCTTCAAGCATAAAAATTTTTCAAAAGCAACAAAATATTGTTCTTACTTACAGCAAATTTGCAAAATGTGATGAAAACCTAAAAATTCTGGAGGTTCCTAAAATCGCTCAACAGGTTATTAATAACAGTATGTTTTTTTTTAACTGTCCTGTAAATATTGTGCATTTCGTATGTTTTAGAAAAGGCGTTTATAATCAGACAGAAAAAATGAACACGGAAATGAAAATTGCTGAAGATCAGGATTTGTATCTGAAAATGTATGAAAAAGGAAAAGTAAAGTTTATTGATGAAACAAATTACCTGTACAGGCTTCATTCCGGTGGAATTTCACAGAATGACAATAAGCCAAAATCCCGCGAATATTTTGCAAAAGTAATTTTCAACACCATGAAACGCAGGGACTTAACTTCCATCAACGGTAAACCGGTTCCGAAAGAATACAACAGTTCTCAGGAAATCTACAGTCTTTTGGAGTATCAGAATTCTTTATCATTTAGGATAAAAAAGAAACTAATCATATTTGCCCAACAAATCTTTAGTTAA
- a CDS encoding glycosyltransferase, producing the protein MTKNNKIKVLFRHRSMEMGGVEKVVLSMLNHLNKDKFDMTICLNINQGELRNEFPKHVRKVYLTDGKEDLSKNSFLQKIQLAKRKLKLNKAEKDPKIADRLLGQQYDIEIATTYSIYKAVLNSTNKNSKKIAWLHSDLTLDGFDPYRKEIFDNMKQFDYIIYGSQQCKDVLDQKFPNENFPPGKVVLNAIPIEELKIKSKAFTPEFRDVPTFVSVGRLHYRKGYRVLLETHKQLLDDGFIHDIVIIGDGEDYKLLSGRIQELDVEDSFKLLGTKMNPYPYVKNADFYIMPSESEGWPLIIAETLILQRPILATNVGGIPEMIEHNVTGYLTQYSKEGLYNGIKEFLSNKQIVDNIKENLKNIEDRFDNKKIFDAVEEIIFNTVNNKH; encoded by the coding sequence ATGACGAAAAATAATAAAATAAAAGTGCTTTTCAGGCATCGTTCTATGGAAATGGGCGGTGTGGAAAAAGTAGTTTTAAGCATGCTGAATCATCTTAACAAAGATAAATTTGACATGACCATCTGTTTAAATATCAACCAGGGAGAACTTAGAAATGAGTTTCCGAAACATGTAAGAAAAGTTTATCTTACGGATGGAAAAGAAGATTTATCAAAAAACTCGTTTCTTCAAAAAATTCAGCTGGCAAAAAGAAAACTGAAGCTTAACAAAGCAGAAAAAGATCCCAAAATTGCAGATAGACTTCTTGGGCAGCAATACGATATAGAAATTGCAACCACCTACTCGATCTATAAAGCGGTATTAAATTCTACCAATAAAAATTCAAAGAAAATCGCCTGGCTTCATTCCGACTTAACCTTGGATGGATTTGATCCTTATCGTAAAGAGATTTTTGATAATATGAAGCAGTTTGACTATATTATTTATGGATCTCAGCAGTGCAAAGATGTATTGGATCAAAAATTTCCTAATGAAAATTTTCCTCCGGGAAAAGTTGTGCTTAACGCAATTCCCATTGAAGAACTCAAAATAAAGTCAAAAGCATTCACTCCTGAATTTAGAGATGTTCCAACTTTTGTTTCTGTAGGAAGATTGCATTATAGAAAAGGATACAGGGTTCTTTTAGAAACTCATAAGCAATTGCTGGATGACGGATTTATTCATGATATTGTAATAATTGGAGATGGTGAAGATTATAAATTATTATCCGGCAGAATTCAGGAACTGGATGTAGAAGATTCATTTAAGCTATTAGGAACAAAAATGAATCCGTATCCTTATGTTAAGAATGCAGATTTTTACATCATGCCGTCCGAAAGTGAAGGTTGGCCATTGATCATTGCAGAAACATTAATTCTTCAAAGACCTATATTAGCAACCAATGTGGGTGGAATTCCTGAAATGATAGAACATAATGTTACAGGTTATCTTACGCAATACTCAAAAGAAGGTCTATATAATGGAATTAAAGAATTCTTATCGAATAAACAAATTGTTGATAACATCAAGGAGAATCTGAAAAATATTGAGGATCGTTTCGATAAC